The Calditrichota bacterium genome contains a region encoding:
- the lpxB gene encoding lipid-A-disaccharide synthase — MIIAGEASGDLHGSSLALALRQLDPELELFGIGGDRMQRAGVELLYHASQMAYMGFTEVLRHLPALRRAFSRTLHEATVRRPDLVVLIDYPGFNLRFAEAAKRRGLKVLYYIVPQLWAWRRGRLTKMARSVHAAAVIFPFEEPLFASAGIPTTFVGHPLLDVLRVTDDRQAFFARHGLDPQRPLLALLPGSRIQEVRSLLPVMLQAVDKLRPTLPGLQAVVAKADTVADDVYAPLLAAHPHIATARGDTHACLKHADAAAVASGTATLEAACLGTPFVLGYRVSWLSYQLMRRLIRIPYIGLVNVVAGKQVVRELVQGDFAPEPLAAELNMLLQDQTRREAMRRELRLVAEKLGSPGAARRTAELALRLMETHSEE; from the coding sequence GAGCTGTTTGGCATCGGCGGCGACCGCATGCAACGGGCAGGGGTAGAACTCCTCTACCACGCCAGCCAGATGGCCTACATGGGCTTCACTGAGGTACTCAGGCACTTGCCGGCGCTGCGCCGCGCTTTTTCCCGCACCTTACACGAGGCCACAGTGCGCAGGCCAGACCTGGTGGTGCTCATCGACTACCCCGGATTCAACCTGCGCTTTGCCGAGGCAGCCAAGCGACGCGGCCTCAAGGTGCTCTACTACATCGTGCCCCAGCTTTGGGCATGGCGCAGAGGGCGTCTGACCAAGATGGCACGCTCGGTCCATGCTGCGGCGGTGATTTTCCCGTTTGAGGAGCCACTTTTCGCCAGTGCCGGCATCCCCACCACCTTCGTGGGGCATCCCCTGTTGGATGTTCTTCGCGTGACGGACGACAGGCAAGCCTTTTTTGCCCGCCATGGCCTCGACCCGCAGCGCCCCTTGCTCGCCTTGCTCCCGGGGAGCAGAATCCAGGAGGTGCGCAGCTTGCTGCCGGTAATGCTCCAGGCGGTGGACAAGCTTCGCCCCACCTTGCCAGGCCTGCAAGCGGTCGTGGCCAAGGCCGACACCGTCGCCGATGATGTGTACGCCCCTTTGCTGGCAGCACACCCTCATATCGCGACGGCGCGCGGCGATACCCACGCGTGCCTCAAGCATGCAGACGCTGCCGCGGTCGCCTCCGGCACGGCCACGCTCGAGGCGGCATGCCTAGGTACGCCTTTCGTGCTGGGCTACCGTGTGTCGTGGCTGTCCTACCAGCTGATGCGACGGCTGATTAGGATCCCGTACATTGGGCTTGTGAATGTCGTGGCCGGCAAACAGGTGGTGCGAGAACTTGTGCAGGGTGACTTTGCGCCCGAACCTTTGGCCGCCGAGCTGAACATGCTCCTCCAAGACCAGACGAGGCGCGAGGCCATGCGCCGCGAGTTGCGTCTGGTGGCCGAAAAACTGGGCAGTCCGGGAGCCGCCCGGCGCACTGCTGAACTCGCACTCCGGCTGATGGAAACTCATAGCGAAGAATGA